Proteins encoded by one window of Paenibacillus urinalis:
- a CDS encoding fumarylacetoacetate hydrolase family protein has product MKYVSFIQNGKEQAGIQAQQGVISIEMMNRIYKTDWPTDMMSLLREERLDELNSWIISRSFINELPGLEMASPDEIYFAPLYRNPGKIYGIGFNYTSSYEELTAFRNQKEREEPVGFFKPSTSLIGPADDIRLPEQSERVIAEAELAIVIGKACSHVSEEIAAGCIAGYVAVLDIGADDIHQKNPRFLTRSKSFDTFFSLGSELLTPDEVDPFAEIQIATIRNGQVEARKKAGLMRYTPAHVVSFHSEHMTLLPGDIIMTGTPGACIIREGDHVECRIDGFMPLVNFVSRTIKRTDA; this is encoded by the coding sequence ATGAAATATGTGAGCTTTATTCAGAATGGAAAAGAGCAGGCTGGCATTCAAGCTCAGCAAGGTGTCATTTCAATAGAGATGATGAATCGAATCTACAAGACGGATTGGCCTACAGATATGATGTCCTTGCTGAGAGAAGAAAGGCTTGATGAGCTGAATAGCTGGATCATAAGCAGATCTTTTATTAATGAATTACCAGGTCTCGAAATGGCTTCCCCGGATGAGATTTATTTTGCTCCCTTGTATCGTAATCCTGGAAAAATATATGGAATAGGCTTTAACTATACCTCCAGTTATGAAGAACTTACTGCGTTCAGGAATCAAAAAGAACGTGAGGAACCTGTAGGATTTTTCAAACCAAGCACCAGCTTAATTGGTCCCGCGGACGATATTCGGCTTCCAGAGCAATCTGAGCGAGTCATCGCAGAGGCAGAGCTTGCGATCGTTATTGGCAAAGCTTGCAGTCATGTGTCCGAAGAGATCGCGGCTGGCTGTATTGCAGGCTATGTTGCCGTGCTTGATATTGGTGCAGATGATATACATCAAAAAAACCCCCGATTCTTAACTCGCTCCAAAAGCTTCGATACTTTCTTCAGTCTGGGTTCTGAGCTGCTAACACCGGATGAGGTCGATCCGTTTGCGGAGATCCAGATTGCGACGATAAGAAATGGACAGGTTGAAGCACGAAAAAAGGCTGGCCTAATGAGGTACACACCTGCACATGTAGTATCTTTTCATTCCGAGCACATGACGCTTCTTCCCGGAGATATCATCATGACGGGAACTCCCGGAGCCTGTATTATTCGTGAGGGTGATCATGTCGAATGTCGAATAGATGGTTTTATGCCTCTCGTAAATTTCGTTTCAAGAACAATCAAACGGACAGATGCTTAA
- a CDS encoding amidase, with product MDRWGAFVKSMGDISVHEIGGSLKGLRFAVKDVYDIQNHVSSAGNPDFQRTHHPAKNYAPILLRILEEGAQFVGATHTDELMFGLNGENEHWGTPVNPKAQGRIPGGSSSGSAVSVAAEMVHFALGTDTAGSVRVPSSYCGVYGIRPTWGCLSLTGVVPLAPSFDTPGWMANEIETMLKVGKTLFKGDARENDRDELRFVWATDMWDLVDEQVQEELGVRFGQLRSALNCDEEAITEGMQFELMDWVRAFRTLQGYEIWRTHGPWIEEVIPRFGAAVRERFKWAEGIQAEDAELAREDVKQVRAFLHEKLQKNTVLIVPTTPSIAPQIGLTGKEAEQIRISTMQLCCVAGIGGLPQVNVPWMEAQGYPFGLSFIAGPGRDMDLLRLIANIESELKLVPRKEHIR from the coding sequence ATGGATCGTTGGGGAGCATTCGTGAAAAGTATGGGAGACATTTCGGTTCATGAAATAGGGGGAAGTCTAAAAGGTCTTCGATTTGCAGTGAAGGACGTCTATGATATTCAAAATCATGTGAGCAGTGCTGGAAATCCTGACTTTCAACGTACACATCATCCAGCCAAGAATTATGCACCCATCCTGTTACGAATATTGGAAGAGGGAGCTCAATTCGTAGGTGCAACACATACGGACGAGCTCATGTTCGGACTGAACGGCGAGAATGAACATTGGGGTACTCCGGTTAATCCTAAGGCACAAGGCCGTATTCCAGGAGGGTCGTCAAGCGGGTCTGCTGTGTCGGTTGCTGCTGAAATGGTTCATTTTGCGTTAGGAACAGATACAGCGGGATCTGTTCGAGTTCCTTCCAGCTATTGCGGAGTATACGGTATTCGGCCTACATGGGGATGCCTGTCATTGACTGGAGTCGTCCCTCTAGCCCCTAGTTTTGATACGCCGGGCTGGATGGCAAACGAAATAGAGACCATGCTGAAAGTGGGAAAGACGTTATTTAAAGGTGATGCTCGAGAAAATGATCGAGACGAGCTTAGGTTTGTATGGGCAACGGATATGTGGGATCTGGTAGACGAGCAAGTACAAGAAGAATTGGGTGTGAGATTTGGGCAACTACGCTCGGCACTGAATTGTGATGAAGAAGCGATAACCGAAGGGATGCAATTCGAGCTAATGGATTGGGTTCGAGCCTTTCGTACTTTACAAGGATATGAGATATGGAGAACACACGGACCTTGGATCGAGGAAGTAATCCCGCGATTTGGAGCTGCTGTTCGCGAGCGTTTTAAATGGGCCGAAGGAATACAAGCTGAAGATGCCGAGTTGGCACGAGAAGATGTCAAGCAAGTCCGAGCATTTCTTCATGAGAAGCTGCAAAAGAATACGGTGCTAATTGTGCCGACAACTCCGAGCATAGCCCCTCAAATTGGACTCACGGGTAAGGAAGCAGAACAGATAAGAATTAGCACAATGCAGCTATGCTGTGTAGCTGGAATAGGCGGGTTACCCCAAGTTAACGTTCCATGGATGGAGGCTCAGGGATATCCTTTCGGCTTATCATTTATTGCTGGACCGGGCCGGGATATGGATCTCTTGCGGCTTATCGCTAATATCGAATCTGAGCTGAAGCTGGTTCCCCGAAAGGAGCACATTCGATGA